One segment of Lytechinus variegatus isolate NC3 chromosome 13, Lvar_3.0, whole genome shotgun sequence DNA contains the following:
- the LOC121426552 gene encoding histamine N-methyltransferase-like, with the protein MSGMTLLVSDPDRYHDVYSNGFARIAMKETVLQEISQYFDEHVMTKLTGAFPAEDQFNLLGVGVGEGHHEQHFLKTLGSHFSSIMNVAVDRNEHLLESFKINACGSTPDEKSHRDMQWFNGTLQQFFDESPLANCKYNLISAIYSMHHVGDIETTFTRLASMVKDNGVIIIVLSESTLVEETLLQNTWLPASYGTHEKLTKEKVITFAKQRGYTIDVRKMNIKWDLTDLFEEKSELGDKLVDSLTSVAHFRRTVPAEKLNELISFWRSFCSNGEDGRLYAPADDVIITAST; encoded by the exons ATGTCTGGGATGACCCTTCTTGTGAGTGATCCTGACCGATATCACGATGTTTATTCCAATGGCTTCGCTCGGATCGCCATGAAAGAAACTGTCCTACAAGAGATTTCTCAATACTTCGATGAACACGTGATGACGAAATTGACTGGCGCATTCCCAGCTGAAGATCAGTTTAATCTCCTTGGCGTTGGTGTAGGCGAAG GTCATCATGAacaacattttctaaagacTCTCGGTTCCCATTTCTCATCAATAATGAATGTAGCGGTTGATCGTAACGAACACTTGCTAGAATCGTTCAAAATCAACGCATGCGGGTCGACACCGGATGAGAAATCGCATCGTGACATGCAATGGTTCAACGGTACTCTCCAGCAATTCTTCGACGAAAGTCCTCTGGCAAATTGCAAGTACAATCTCATCAGCGCTATATATTCGATGCACCACGTAGGTGACATTGAGACGACCTTCACCCGACTGGCTTCGATGGTGAAAGATAATGGTGTCATTATAATCGTACTTTCAG AATCAACACTGGTGGAAGAGACTCTACTTCAAAATACATGGCTCCCTGCAAGTTACGGTACTCATGAGAAACTAACTAAAGAAAAAGTTATCACGTTCGCAAAGCAAAGGGGATATACGATAGATGTAAGAAAGATGAATATCAAGTGGGATCTCACTGACCTATTTGAAGAGAAATCCGAACTTGGTGATAAACTTGTCGATTCCCTGACGTCAGTGGCGCACTTCCGGCGAACAGTCCCCGCTGAAAAGCTAAACGAATTAATTTCGTTTTGGCGGTCTTTTTGCTCAAATGGTGAGGATGGACGTCTATATGCCCCGGCAGACGATGTTATCATAACTGCATCAACATGA